A single window of Streptococcus cristatus ATCC 51100 DNA harbors:
- a CDS encoding LURP-one-related/scramblase family protein: MRMTSSLNEGGTAVFRPSDKELVFYLDSGGKAMKTYLVKQKLRLGGERFDIKDDRGNIDYQVEGSFFQIPKSFTIYDAQGQTVSQISKTFLTFMPQFEIKLSDGTSFYIRKKLTFFRDKYEFDNLGLRIEGNIWDLNFKLLDDRDQVVAEITKELFHLTSTYQVTVYDDAYSDLVISLCVAIDYVEMLESSS, encoded by the coding sequence ATGAGAATGACAAGTTCATTGAATGAAGGTGGTACCGCGGTTTTTCGCCCTTCAGACAAGGAACTTGTCTTTTATCTTGACTCTGGAGGTAAAGCGATGAAGACCTATCTTGTCAAACAAAAATTGCGTCTAGGTGGCGAACGCTTTGATATCAAGGACGATCGAGGTAACATAGATTACCAAGTAGAGGGATCATTTTTCCAGATTCCTAAGAGTTTCACCATCTATGATGCTCAAGGACAGACAGTTAGCCAGATCAGCAAAACCTTTCTAACCTTCATGCCCCAGTTTGAAATCAAGCTCAGTGACGGGACTAGCTTTTATATTCGCAAGAAACTGACCTTCTTCCGTGATAAATATGAGTTTGACAATTTAGGCCTAAGGATTGAGGGCAATATCTGGGATTTAAATTTTAAATTGCTGGATGATCGAGATCAAGTCGTGGCAGAGATTACCAAGGAACTTTTCCATCTAACATCTACTTATCAGGTGACTGTCTATGATGATGCTTACTCAGATTTGGTTATTTCCCTCTGTGTCGCCATTGACTATGTGGAAATGCTGGAAAGTTCATCATAA
- the prsA gene encoding peptidylprolyl isomerase PrsA, producing MKKKILTGAVTLFSVVALAACSQTAKDKDIVTMKGETITVNEFYDQVKNNGASQQVLLQMAIKQVFEEKYGKKVTDKEVEEAFEKMKSAYGSAFQNVLAQSGMTEDAYRDQIRANKLVEYAVKKAAEKELTDDNYKAFFETYTPEVTAQIIKVDSEEKAKEVLEKAKAEGADFGQLAKENSTDKDTKDKGGEVKFDSTSTTIPDAVKKATFALEENGVSDVITVRGRQNYSASYYIVKLVKKTQKSAKWTDYKKQLKEGILTQKQNDASFIRSVISKELKEANLKVKDAAFQNVFAQYVEGDTSSSSSKEESKSQSSSSEEKKSQSSSSEEAKSEASSSEESKSEAAHTEEKPAPAAE from the coding sequence ATGAAGAAAAAAATCCTTACAGGAGCAGTAACTCTCTTTTCTGTGGTGGCTTTAGCAGCATGTTCACAAACAGCAAAAGATAAAGATATTGTGACAATGAAGGGCGAGACAATCACCGTTAATGAATTTTACGATCAAGTAAAAAATAATGGTGCCTCTCAGCAAGTTTTGCTTCAAATGGCAATTAAGCAAGTTTTTGAAGAAAAGTATGGCAAAAAGGTAACGGATAAAGAAGTTGAAGAAGCCTTTGAAAAAATGAAATCCGCTTATGGTTCTGCCTTCCAAAATGTTCTTGCTCAAAGCGGAATGACAGAAGATGCATACAGAGATCAGATCCGCGCAAATAAATTGGTCGAATACGCTGTTAAGAAAGCAGCTGAAAAAGAGCTGACAGATGACAACTACAAGGCTTTCTTTGAAACGTACACACCAGAAGTAACGGCTCAGATTATCAAGGTGGACAGTGAAGAAAAGGCTAAGGAAGTGCTTGAAAAAGCTAAGGCTGAGGGAGCAGACTTTGGTCAGTTGGCCAAGGAAAACTCAACCGACAAGGACACCAAAGATAAGGGCGGCGAGGTGAAATTCGACTCAACCTCTACAACGATTCCAGATGCCGTAAAAAAAGCTACTTTTGCCTTAGAAGAAAATGGTGTCTCTGATGTGATCACTGTAAGAGGTAGACAGAATTATTCAGCAAGTTACTACATTGTTAAATTGGTGAAGAAGACTCAAAAATCTGCAAAATGGACCGATTACAAGAAGCAACTAAAAGAGGGAATCCTGACTCAAAAACAAAACGATGCAAGCTTTATTCGTTCAGTCATTTCTAAAGAATTGAAGGAAGCGAATCTGAAAGTGAAGGATGCAGCTTTCCAAAATGTCTTTGCCCAATATGTAGAAGGAGATACTTCTAGCTCATCGTCTAAAGAAGAAAGCAAGTCTCAGTCTTCTAGTTCAGAAGAAAAGAAATCACAATCTTCTAGCTCGGAAGAAGCAAAATCTGAGGCTTCAAGCTCAGAAGAAAGCAAGTCAGAAGCTGCTCATACTGAAGAAAAACCAGCTCCTGCAGCAGAATAA